A genomic stretch from Trichocoleus sp. FACHB-46 includes:
- a CDS encoding ParB/RepB/Spo0J family partition protein translates to MTKKRAVPEMRGVSAFLSSSVEPDPGSTDSVATNAIAIKKIRLPAKQPRRFFDPEKLEQLVESIKQHGILEPILVRSLPKGQYELVAGERRYRAAQLADLQEVPVVVRELSDQEAFQLALIENLQREDLNPIEETEGVLDLLTLKLKCSQDEVFDALTQMATAQKKGVELSGNVSRRVEAIAEILESTIGLTPESFRTSRLPLLRLPVDVLEVLRQGRLEYTKARTIARLKNDQARQQLLEEAIAQNLPLMQIKERLKTLTATTSHQPTLSDRLVSVSRKVKQGLDDPKKRKRMEKLLQQLESLVEN, encoded by the coding sequence ATGACTAAGAAGCGTGCGGTTCCGGAGATGCGGGGGGTTAGTGCATTCTTGAGTTCTTCAGTTGAGCCTGATCCTGGCTCTACAGATTCGGTTGCAACAAACGCGATCGCGATCAAAAAGATTCGCTTGCCTGCCAAGCAACCTCGGCGCTTTTTTGACCCCGAAAAACTAGAGCAGCTTGTAGAGTCAATCAAGCAACACGGCATTTTAGAGCCGATTTTGGTGCGATCGCTGCCGAAGGGACAGTATGAGTTGGTTGCTGGAGAGCGACGGTATCGAGCGGCTCAACTGGCTGATTTGCAGGAGGTTCCTGTGGTGGTGCGGGAACTATCTGACCAGGAGGCATTTCAGCTTGCATTGATTGAGAATTTGCAGCGGGAAGACTTGAACCCGATTGAGGAAACGGAGGGGGTGTTAGACCTGCTAACGCTTAAATTAAAGTGCAGCCAAGATGAAGTTTTTGATGCGCTGACCCAGATGGCGACGGCTCAGAAGAAGGGAGTTGAGTTATCGGGAAACGTTTCCCGACGGGTGGAAGCGATCGCTGAAATCTTAGAATCGACGATTGGTTTAACACCTGAAAGCTTTCGTACATCACGTTTGCCGCTGCTGAGGCTTCCGGTTGATGTGCTAGAGGTGTTGCGTCAGGGCAGGCTGGAATACACAAAGGCACGAACGATCGCTCGGCTAAAGAATGATCAGGCGCGGCAGCAACTTTTAGAGGAGGCGATCGCCCAGAATTTGCCTTTGATGCAAATTAAGGAGCGACTGAAGACTCTCACCGCAACAACTTCCCATCAACCTACCTTGAGCGACCGCCTGGTTTCTGTTTCCCGTAAGGTGAAGCAGGGGCTAGATGACCCCAAAAAGCGAAAGCGCATGGAGAAGCTTTTGCAGCAGTTGGAATCGTTGGTTGAGAATTAA
- a CDS encoding AAA family ATPase has translation MALVITIYNQSGGVMKTSLTMNVGYHIAQHGRKVLLIDMDPQASLTVFMGLEPADLTQTIADSILNEAPLAIQQGIHGMDLLPSNIMLSAAEMQLTSVMAREWRLKRVLEPILDQYDVVLIDSPPSLGILSVLSLVASTHVLIPIQTQYKSYKGTELLLDSVKQVQTYVNSELKIAGVVPTIYAASNAQDKSILGAIQEQLGAITTVFPPVPRATAFADASMEHLPLAQYSSGHPAVKVLETIATQLEALA, from the coding sequence GTGGCTTTAGTAATCACTATCTATAACCAGTCAGGTGGCGTGATGAAAACGTCGCTGACTATGAATGTGGGCTATCACATCGCTCAGCATGGTCGTAAGGTGTTGCTGATTGATATGGACCCCCAAGCGAGCTTGACGGTTTTTATGGGGTTGGAGCCAGCTGATCTGACGCAGACTATTGCAGACTCTATTCTCAATGAAGCTCCGTTAGCGATCCAGCAGGGCATTCATGGGATGGACTTGTTGCCTTCTAACATCATGCTTAGTGCGGCAGAAATGCAGCTTACGTCTGTGATGGCGCGCGAGTGGCGGCTGAAGCGGGTGTTAGAGCCAATCTTGGATCAGTATGATGTGGTTCTGATTGATTCACCACCCAGTCTTGGAATTCTGAGTGTCTTGAGTCTGGTTGCTTCAACTCATGTGCTGATCCCTATTCAGACGCAGTACAAGAGCTATAAGGGGACAGAATTACTGTTGGATAGTGTTAAACAGGTACAGACTTACGTGAATTCTGAGTTGAAGATTGCTGGAGTGGTGCCTACTATTTATGCCGCTAGTAATGCTCAGGACAAATCGATTTTAGGGGCAATTCAGGAACAGCTTGGAGCAATTACAACTGTCTTTCCACCTGTTCCGCGTGCGACTGCTTTTGCTGATGCGTCGATGGAGCATTTGCCGTTGGCTCAGTATAGTTCTGGTCATCCTGCGGTCAAAGTTTTGGAGACGATCGCGACTCAATTGGAGGCACTAGCATGA